From a single Glycine soja cultivar W05 chromosome 19, ASM419377v2, whole genome shotgun sequence genomic region:
- the LOC114398757 gene encoding seed linoleate 9S-lipoxygenase-like: MGLDGSVPGFSSPSSHSALVLTIEYDNDSVFGVSFISIEYSMEMSSAVYKNWVFTAQALPTDLIKRGLAVDDHTSPHGLRLVIKDYPYVVDGLEIWDAIKTWVQEYVNLYYSNDKAVEKDTKLQAWWKEVMEKGNSDLKDNKWPKMKTCQELIDSFIIIIYSTLMEAIS, translated from the exons ATGG gattgGATGGATCAGTTCCTGGGTTTTCTAGTCCTAGCAGCCATTCTGCTCTAGTTCTGACAATTGAGTATGATAATGATTCAGTGTTTGGAGTATCATTTATATCAATTGAGTACTCTATGGAGATGTCTTCAGCTGTATACAAGAATTGGGTTTTCACTGCCCAAGCATTACCAACTGATCTCATCAAGAG AGGATTGGCAGTTGACGATCACACTTCCCCACATGGCCTTCGCCTTGTGATAAAGGACTATCCTTATGTTGTTGATGGATTAGAAATATGGGATGCTATTAAGACATGGGTCCAAGAGTATGTCAACTTGTATTACTCTAATGATAAGGCAGTTGAAAAAGATACTAAACTACAAGCATGGTGGAAGGAAGTTATGGAGAAGGGTAATAGTGACTTAAAAGATAACAAATGGCCTAAAATGAAGACATGTCAAGAGCTTATTGACTCtttcattataattatatacagTACCCTTATGGAGGCTATATCCTAA